Proteins co-encoded in one Metabacillus sp. KUDC1714 genomic window:
- the comGE gene encoding competence type IV pilus minor pilin ComGE: MKNCKGFSFAETIAAFSMWSLIVTILIPQLVLLTQERMNTQESLKAYKILHQKTQEVALNNAPMVNEEFVQEDVQYNLSWEEEEKYKRACLYWTNSFKKTKSVCFLVS, encoded by the coding sequence TTGAAAAATTGTAAAGGATTTTCCTTTGCAGAAACCATTGCTGCATTTAGTATGTGGAGTTTAATTGTCACGATTCTCATTCCACAGCTAGTCCTCTTAACACAAGAGAGGATGAATACTCAGGAATCCCTAAAGGCATATAAAATTCTTCATCAAAAAACGCAAGAGGTGGCACTTAACAATGCTCCTATGGTAAATGAGGAGTTTGTTCAAGAAGATGTACAATACAACCTATCATGGGAGGAGGAAGAAAAGTATAAAAGAGCTTGCTTGTATTGGACGAATTCGTTCAAAAAAACGAAATCAGTTTGCTTTCTTGTTTCATAA
- the comGD gene encoding competence type IV pilus minor pilin ComGD has product MEQHQKPHKNGFTLVESLLVLSIVTIMSFVLIVNIVPIYHEKVIETFLEQFEKDMMYAQQYALVNDEPVYILFAVERNQYKIVTGESAKTLLSSNYQHKIQIEGVTLKNRVTFNSNGSIQKSGTMLITYNGSSYKVIFYLGKGRMKIEKL; this is encoded by the coding sequence GTGGAACAGCACCAGAAGCCCCATAAAAATGGATTTACACTTGTAGAATCACTTCTAGTACTTTCGATCGTTACCATTATGAGCTTTGTGCTCATCGTAAATATTGTGCCAATTTATCATGAAAAAGTGATCGAAACCTTTTTGGAGCAATTTGAAAAAGATATGATGTATGCACAGCAATATGCTTTAGTAAATGACGAACCTGTTTATATCTTATTTGCAGTTGAAAGAAACCAATATAAGATCGTAACAGGTGAATCAGCTAAAACCTTGTTAAGTAGTAATTATCAGCATAAAATTCAAATAGAAGGTGTTACTTTAAAGAATCGAGTAACCTTTAATAGCAATGGATCTATACAAAAAAGTGGAACAATGCTCATCACATATAATGGTAGTAGCTATAAAGTCATTTTTTATCTAGGAAAAGGGAGGATGAAAATTGAAAAATTGTAA
- the comGC gene encoding competence type IV pilus major pilin ComGC, with product MKNQKGFTLIEMLIVLLVISVLLLITIPNVTKHNSSIQEKGCDGLINMVQAQATAYEIDNTNTPSVAELVAEGYLRDTPVCPNGNSVVISATGEVTEGGTAPEAP from the coding sequence ATGAAAAATCAAAAAGGTTTTACCCTAATCGAAATGCTAATTGTTTTATTGGTTATTTCTGTACTCTTATTAATCACGATCCCTAATGTGACAAAGCATAATTCAAGCATTCAAGAAAAGGGCTGTGATGGTTTAATTAATATGGTCCAGGCACAAGCAACAGCTTATGAGATCGACAACACAAATACACCAAGTGTTGCTGAACTTGTAGCTGAAGGTTACTTACGGGATACACCAGTATGTCCTAATGGGAATAGTGTTGTAATATCTGCAACTGGTGAGGTAACTGAGGGTGGAACAGCACCAGAAGCCCCATAA
- the comGB gene encoding competence type IV pilus assembly protein ComGB: MKINQKWSLKDQAILLKRLSSMLEKGYTLNEALNFLYVNENGSKQGDLLACLEQLSSGHSFRKALTSLHFHRDVISYLYFAEQHGDMEFALRESSEILHKKMTHLEKLSKILRYPLFLIITVIMILSIVQSVITPQFQQLYDSMNIEASFFSVFLLFVFSALKWTGFGGLTLAIAILLYYLLIYKKKPIDEQMKTLIKIPIVKNTFIMFHSYFFALQLSNLLRGGMSTFESLKIFENQNILPFYRIEASHLIERLKSGAKLNQIIENRGFYEKELALVILHGQADGQLARELYMYSQFVIEKLEQKIVKAMTIIQPTIYAFVGIVVLFVYLSMLLPMYKMMENI, translated from the coding sequence ATGAAGATTAACCAAAAATGGAGCTTAAAGGATCAAGCAATTCTCTTAAAAAGATTAAGTAGTATGCTTGAAAAGGGTTATACCTTAAATGAAGCATTGAATTTCCTGTATGTAAATGAAAACGGGAGCAAACAAGGTGACTTATTAGCTTGTTTAGAGCAGCTTTCTTCAGGACATTCATTTCGAAAAGCTTTAACAAGTTTACATTTTCATCGTGACGTCATAAGTTATCTTTATTTTGCCGAGCAGCACGGTGATATGGAATTTGCTTTAAGAGAAAGCAGTGAAATTCTCCATAAAAAAATGACACACCTAGAAAAACTATCTAAAATACTTCGTTATCCACTCTTTCTTATCATAACAGTTATTATGATCCTGTCGATCGTTCAATCCGTTATTACGCCACAATTTCAGCAGCTTTACGATTCAATGAATATAGAAGCATCCTTCTTTTCGGTATTTCTATTGTTTGTTTTCTCAGCATTAAAGTGGACCGGGTTTGGTGGATTAACTTTGGCGATCGCAATTCTTCTCTATTATTTACTCATCTATAAGAAGAAACCAATCGATGAGCAAATGAAAACTTTAATCAAAATTCCAATTGTAAAAAATACCTTTATTATGTTTCATAGCTATTTCTTTGCTCTACAGCTTAGCAATCTTTTGAGAGGAGGGATGTCGACATTTGAAAGCTTAAAAATATTTGAAAATCAAAATATTTTACCCTTTTATCGAATTGAAGCTAGCCATTTAATTGAAAGGTTAAAATCAGGTGCAAAACTTAATCAAATTATAGAAAATCGAGGATTTTATGAGAAGGAGCTTGCCCTTGTGATTTTACATGGACAGGCTGATGGACAGCTGGCAAGGGAGCTATATATGTATAGTCAATTTGTTATAGAAAAACTTGAACAAAAAATCGTCAAAGCTATGACAATCATTCAACCGACTATTTATGCCTTTGTCGGGATTGTCGTTTTATTTGTTTATTTATCCATGCTACTACCAATGTACAAAATGATGGAAAATATTTAG
- the comGA gene encoding competence type IV pilus ATPase ComGA, producing the protein MQTIEQLSERLIEEACALRASDIHIVPKEQETLIHFRVDDDLIEKHSMKKEICERIISHLKFLASMDIGERRRPQNGALSISTTNINVHLRLSTLPTIHEESLVIRILPQEKIPPITQLSLFPATTNKLLSILNHSHGLMVFTGPTGSGKTTTLYSLIHYAKRHFNRNIITLEDPVETKSAEVLQVQVNEKAGITYAAGLKAILRHDPDIIMVGEIRDRETAQIAIRASLTGHLVLSTMHTRDAKGAIYRLLEFDVSLSEIEQTLIAVSAQRLVQLKCPFCEGECSPFCKKLRKKRRLSVYELLYGKNLTAVVKEAKGEVSAYSYPMLKDVIKKGIALGYLYPNSYDRWVFRYED; encoded by the coding sequence ATGCAAACCATTGAACAGCTGAGTGAACGACTAATAGAAGAAGCTTGTGCATTACGTGCTTCAGATATACACATTGTTCCTAAAGAACAAGAAACGTTAATTCATTTTAGGGTAGATGACGACTTAATCGAAAAACACTCGATGAAAAAAGAGATATGTGAGCGAATTATTTCTCATTTGAAATTTCTTGCTTCAATGGATATTGGCGAAAGGAGACGACCACAAAACGGAGCACTATCTATCTCAACAACAAATATTAATGTGCATCTCAGGTTATCAACACTACCTACCATTCATGAGGAAAGCCTTGTTATCCGAATTTTACCTCAAGAGAAAATTCCCCCAATTACACAATTATCCTTATTTCCTGCTACAACAAACAAATTGCTCTCAATTTTAAACCATTCTCACGGGTTAATGGTATTTACCGGTCCAACCGGCTCAGGTAAGACAACCACTTTATATTCACTTATCCACTATGCAAAGCGTCATTTTAACCGAAATATTATTACGCTAGAAGACCCAGTTGAAACAAAAAGTGCAGAAGTACTGCAAGTTCAAGTTAATGAAAAAGCTGGAATTACCTACGCTGCAGGGTTAAAGGCAATTTTAAGACACGATCCGGATATAATAATGGTTGGTGAAATTCGAGATCGTGAAACAGCCCAGATTGCGATTAGAGCTAGTCTAACAGGCCATTTAGTACTCTCTACAATGCATACAAGAGATGCAAAGGGTGCGATATACAGGCTACTTGAATTCGATGTAAGTCTATCTGAAATAGAACAAACATTGATCGCAGTTTCAGCTCAGCGCCTCGTACAGCTTAAGTGCCCATTTTGTGAAGGTGAATGTTCTCCTTTTTGTAAGAAATTAAGGAAAAAAAGACGTTTAAGTGTATATGAATTGCTTTATGGTAAAAACCTTACAGCGGTTGTAAAGGAAGCAAAAGGAGAAGTTTCAGCATATTCTTATCCAATGTTAAAGGATGTGATCAAAAAAGGCATTGCACTTGGATACCTATATCCTAATTCATATGACCGCTGGGTGTTTCGATATGAAGATTAA
- a CDS encoding DUF2626 domain-containing protein — MDRMFRVLGFWTGIFAVMFYLGDMKTTSLLFFGQTGFFVFLSYLKLSERMYIYIFGAYLTVFFVGFTYWTTFMMIPGQSVGH, encoded by the coding sequence ATGGATCGTATGTTTCGAGTATTAGGTTTCTGGACAGGAATCTTCGCTGTTATGTTTTATCTTGGTGACATGAAGACTACTTCCTTACTATTTTTCGGGCAAACTGGGTTTTTCGTCTTTTTATCTTACTTAAAATTATCCGAGCGCATGTACATTTATATCTTTGGTGCTTACTTAACGGTTTTCTTTGTCGGATTTACGTATTGGACAACATTTATGATGATTCCTGGTCAAAGCGTTGGACACTAA
- a CDS encoding MBL fold metallo-hydrolase, whose amino-acid sequence MKWRQLPLGPLQTNCYIYSNEEKECLIIDPGGDANKLTNILQQQHLKPVAILLTHAHFDHIGAVDDIRNKWKLPVYVHKNEKDWLTDPSLNGSQFFMAGAVKVSAADELIKSEGTLTIGNFSLQVYETPGHSPGSISFYAAEAGIVFSGDALFAGSIGRTDLPGGNHEQLIKSIHDKLLTLPEDTLVLSGHGPETSIELEMERNPFLNGF is encoded by the coding sequence ATGAAGTGGAGACAATTACCATTAGGACCTCTTCAAACAAATTGTTATATTTATTCGAATGAAGAGAAAGAGTGCTTAATAATCGACCCAGGTGGGGATGCGAACAAGCTGACAAACATCTTGCAACAGCAACACCTAAAGCCAGTAGCTATTTTACTAACACACGCTCACTTTGATCATATAGGAGCGGTCGATGATATTCGTAATAAGTGGAAGTTACCTGTATATGTACATAAAAATGAAAAGGATTGGCTAACTGATCCATCATTAAATGGCTCGCAATTTTTTATGGCAGGAGCTGTGAAAGTATCTGCAGCTGATGAATTAATTAAAAGTGAAGGTACACTAACAATTGGAAATTTTTCATTACAGGTATATGAAACCCCTGGTCATTCACCAGGAAGTATCTCGTTTTACGCTGCTGAAGCAGGAATTGTCTTTTCTGGAGACGCCTTATTTGCAGGAAGCATAGGCAGAACAGATTTACCTGGGGGGAATCATGAACAATTAATTAAAAGCATACATGATAAACTTCTTACACTTCCTGAGGACACCCTAGTATTGTCAGGTCATGGTCCTGAAACGAGTATCGAATTAGAAATGGAGAGAAATCCGTTTTTGAATGGGTTTTGA
- a CDS encoding DUF2759 domain-containing protein, with protein MGLVIIFGLVTILAIFGFIRSLKEKNLLGAFFAFGTLAVFGWFAVMTVLHHGFPTAH; from the coding sequence ATGGGCTTAGTTATTATTTTCGGACTTGTTACCATTCTTGCAATTTTTGGCTTTATTCGTTCACTTAAAGAAAAGAACCTTCTTGGTGCTTTCTTTGCGTTTGGTACTTTAGCTGTATTCGGATGGTTTGCAGTCATGACTGTCTTACATCACGGTTTCCCAACTGCACACTAA
- a CDS encoding MTH1187 family thiamine-binding protein — protein MAIVDVTVIPVGTNNPSVSEYVADIQHILKSFENEGKIKFQLTPMNTIIEGELPTLFEVITAIHEAPFNKGIQRVATNIRIDDRRDKKTTMVGKLESVQKHITEE, from the coding sequence GTGGCAATAGTAGATGTAACAGTAATCCCAGTAGGGACAAATAATCCAAGCGTTAGCGAGTATGTAGCAGACATTCAGCATATATTAAAATCATTTGAAAATGAAGGTAAAATTAAATTTCAGTTAACACCTATGAACACAATCATTGAAGGGGAGCTACCTACTCTATTTGAGGTAATAACTGCGATCCATGAAGCTCCTTTCAATAAAGGAATACAAAGAGTAGCTACAAATATCCGTATAGACGATCGACGCGATAAAAAAACAACTATGGTGGGTAAGCTTGAAAGTGTACAGAAGCATATAACAGAAGAATAA
- a CDS encoding YqgU-like beta propeller domain-containing protein: MRLTKIISLLMLSLLLGAGCNPSHQPDQKKELSSMRELQPEEKSVNQSFEKEAKIPLEINESLFHSVADWKDDETLLYITNDVDGSEIHTYNLFTGKSSLFFESQAPIVQFEANANHTLFFVHTSPTSYEAELTILDTDGKVKFSTKIESYELQYTWNQINFNQLFISSFSEDWTFQTYMLNVDENDITKNPVDFPFIQWLNDKEISYLKWDQETPSITAPLYIYNIENQKETQLANGVVSNSNFNQVMSTFELVDDNGTAVVRFYDLKSKSKLTEMPTRLVALYSEWSIPYHDMDSKENIFYMFEVNEAKTSFSLICFNLETQEKQTIIETIENLPFKLSPNGEYALYGARYEHIIHLEDKAIKELVKLN; the protein is encoded by the coding sequence ATGAGATTAACTAAAATTATATCATTACTTATGTTAAGCCTACTTCTTGGTGCAGGCTGTAATCCATCTCATCAACCAGACCAAAAAAAAGAGCTTTCATCAATGCGGGAACTTCAACCTGAAGAAAAGTCAGTAAATCAATCTTTTGAAAAAGAAGCGAAAATTCCGCTAGAAATAAACGAAAGCTTATTTCATTCTGTTGCTGATTGGAAAGATGATGAAACTCTACTTTATATCACTAATGATGTAGATGGTTCTGAAATACATACATATAACTTATTTACAGGAAAATCCTCCTTATTTTTTGAATCACAAGCACCGATTGTACAATTTGAAGCAAATGCTAATCATACCCTTTTCTTTGTACATACTAGTCCCACAAGCTATGAGGCAGAATTGACTATTTTGGATACTGATGGAAAGGTGAAATTCAGTACAAAGATAGAATCATACGAGCTACAGTACACATGGAACCAAATTAACTTTAATCAGCTTTTTATTTCTAGCTTCAGTGAAGATTGGACATTTCAAACATATATGCTCAATGTTGATGAGAATGATATCACAAAGAATCCGGTTGATTTTCCATTTATCCAATGGCTTAACGATAAGGAAATATCTTATTTGAAGTGGGATCAAGAAACTCCATCAATAACTGCTCCCCTATATATTTACAATATTGAGAACCAAAAGGAAACACAGCTTGCGAATGGTGTAGTGTCAAACTCAAATTTTAATCAGGTAATGTCAACATTTGAACTAGTAGATGATAATGGTACAGCTGTCGTACGGTTTTATGATTTGAAAAGTAAAAGTAAACTAACGGAAATGCCTACAAGATTAGTTGCGTTGTATTCAGAATGGTCTATTCCTTATCATGATATGGATAGCAAGGAAAATATATTTTATATGTTTGAAGTAAATGAAGCAAAAACATCTTTTTCTCTAATCTGTTTTAATCTTGAAACACAAGAAAAGCAAACGATTATTGAAACTATTGAAAATTTACCGTTTAAGCTTTCACCGAACGGGGAGTACGCATTATATGGTGCTAGATATGAACATATAATTCATTTAGAAGATAAAGCAATTAAAGAACTAGTTAAATTAAATTAG
- a CDS encoding M14 family metallopeptidase: MMTIIRTKKEISLNLLAKHLEIKKELIIDSNVNKKFETDIIEANTQLSIPYNCELVLENSELVELMNKSLPRVHENSQRDTILYTKKPYDSESLYKDIDLLLKIYPFVKKEIIGHSVLGSPLIELTIGKGHKKVHMNGSFHANEWITTSIMMHWLSDYLGALVKGEQFAGHDCLSLYKDTTLSFVPMVNPDGVDLVLNGVPNHSEYKASLYKMNDESLDFSQWKANIRGIDLNNQYPVNWEIEKERKEPKSPAPRDYPGDGPLTEPEAIALAELVKKHGFDRVLAFHTQGEEIYWGYLRKEPEEAGRIVNEFERLSGYKAVRDIDSHAGFRDWYVNEWRKPGFTVELGFGQNPLPFSQFDEIYRKSKGIFLSALYM; this comes from the coding sequence ATGATGACGATCATTCGTACAAAGAAAGAAATTTCGTTGAATTTGCTTGCAAAACATTTAGAGATTAAAAAGGAATTAATAATTGATAGCAATGTAAATAAAAAGTTCGAAACAGATATTATTGAAGCGAATACACAGTTAAGCATTCCTTATAATTGTGAGTTAGTGCTTGAAAACAGTGAATTAGTAGAACTTATGAACAAATCATTACCAAGGGTGCATGAAAACAGTCAACGTGATACAATTCTTTATACAAAGAAGCCCTATGATTCAGAGAGCTTATATAAAGACATCGATCTCTTACTTAAAATTTATCCATTTGTTAAAAAAGAGATTATTGGGCATAGTGTTCTAGGTAGCCCACTCATTGAATTAACAATCGGCAAGGGACATAAAAAAGTCCATATGAATGGTTCCTTTCATGCTAATGAATGGATCACAACTAGCATTATGATGCACTGGCTTTCAGACTACTTGGGAGCGTTAGTCAAAGGTGAACAATTTGCAGGGCATGATTGTTTATCTTTATATAAAGATACGACACTTTCATTTGTCCCAATGGTAAACCCTGATGGTGTGGATCTTGTCTTAAATGGCGTGCCAAATCACTCGGAATATAAAGCTTCTCTTTATAAAATGAATGACGAAAGTCTTGATTTTTCTCAATGGAAAGCGAATATCAGGGGAATTGATCTTAATAACCAGTATCCTGTTAATTGGGAAATTGAAAAAGAACGTAAAGAGCCAAAATCACCGGCACCTCGTGATTATCCTGGAGATGGACCTTTAACAGAACCTGAAGCTATTGCACTCGCTGAGCTTGTTAAAAAGCATGGTTTTGACCGTGTACTTGCTTTTCATACACAGGGTGAGGAAATATATTGGGGCTACCTTAGAAAGGAGCCTGAAGAGGCAGGACGCATTGTAAATGAATTTGAGAGGTTAAGTGGCTATAAGGCTGTTCGAGATATTGACAGCCATGCAGGTTTCCGTGATTGGTATGTAAACGAATGGAGAAAGCCAGGTTTTACAGTTGAATTAGGGTTTGGACAAAATCCATTACCATTTTCACAATTTGATGAGATCTATCGGAAAAGTAAAGGTATTTTTTTATCAGCATTATATATGTAA
- a CDS encoding LTA synthase family protein has translation MRKKSFSKISFLLLATLFMWIKTYIVYKTSFDIKIENFTQEVILFINPLSFLLLIFGIGLFMKEKNRNRYIFGASIFVTGLLLANMVFYRFFNDFLTIPVLFQTSNMGDLGSSISGLFLPTDILMFVDIAILFWLLKKPTFKSSSQLTRKERSAYFLLVAAVFFFNLGLAETERPQLLTRSFDREMLVKNISVYNFHIYDAFLQSKTSAQRALADSNSLTEIENYVNANRKEPSNDLNGVAEGRNVILLSLESLQSFVINEKLNGEEITPFLNDLINESYYFENFYHQTGQGKTSDSEFIVDNSLYPLGRGAVYFTNSSNEYTATPELLKDYGYYSTIFHANNKSFWNRDIMYNTLGYDRFFDVNDYEVTEENSIGWGLKDKDFMEQSVQHIDNLPQPFYTRLITLTNHFPFELGEEDKLIDEFDSNSKTLNQYIPTVRYMDESIKHFFEKLKETDVYENSIIILYGDHYGISENHNVAMEKFLGKEITPFETIQLQRVPFIVHIPGVTDKEPQTFSKVAGQIDIRPTIMSLLGIDTSEQIQFGTDVFSDEKLSFTVLRDGSFITENNVYTRGVCYDKATGEEADQAICEPYMEKAKQELNYSDEIIYGDLLRFYGKETEAVDAESENTTTEKN, from the coding sequence ATGCGTAAGAAATCTTTTTCTAAAATTTCATTTTTACTTTTAGCAACGTTATTTATGTGGATAAAAACATACATTGTCTATAAAACTAGCTTTGATATCAAAATTGAAAACTTCACACAAGAAGTTATCCTATTCATTAACCCATTAAGTTTCTTGCTGCTAATTTTTGGAATCGGGTTATTTATGAAAGAAAAGAATAGAAACCGCTATATATTTGGCGCAAGTATATTTGTAACAGGCCTATTATTAGCGAATATGGTTTTCTATCGTTTCTTTAACGATTTCTTAACAATTCCCGTTTTATTTCAGACAAGCAATATGGGAGATTTAGGAAGTAGTATTAGTGGTTTATTTTTACCTACGGATATATTAATGTTTGTTGACATTGCAATATTATTCTGGTTATTAAAAAAGCCAACGTTTAAGTCTTCTTCACAATTAACACGTAAAGAAAGATCTGCATATTTCTTATTAGTTGCAGCTGTATTTTTCTTTAACTTAGGACTTGCAGAAACAGAGCGCCCACAATTATTAACACGTTCATTTGACCGTGAAATGCTAGTAAAGAATATTAGTGTATATAACTTTCATATTTATGATGCATTTTTACAATCGAAGACATCTGCTCAACGTGCTTTAGCAGATAGCAATAGCCTAACTGAAATTGAAAACTATGTGAATGCAAACCGTAAGGAACCTTCAAATGACTTAAATGGAGTTGCTGAAGGACGAAACGTCATTTTACTATCGTTAGAATCATTACAGAGCTTTGTTATTAACGAAAAATTAAATGGGGAAGAAATCACTCCGTTTTTAAATGACTTAATTAATGAAAGTTATTATTTTGAAAACTTTTATCATCAAACTGGTCAAGGAAAAACATCTGACTCAGAGTTTATCGTGGATAACTCGTTGTATCCATTAGGTCGTGGAGCTGTATATTTCACAAACAGTAGCAATGAATACACTGCAACTCCTGAGCTTTTAAAGGATTATGGATACTATTCAACAATTTTCCATGCCAATAATAAAAGTTTCTGGAACCGCGATATTATGTATAATACACTTGGTTATGATCGTTTCTTTGATGTGAATGATTATGAAGTAACTGAAGAGAACTCTATTGGTTGGGGATTAAAAGATAAAGACTTTATGGAGCAATCTGTACAGCATATTGATAATCTTCCACAACCTTTCTATACAAGACTTATTACGTTAACAAACCACTTCCCATTTGAATTAGGTGAAGAGGATAAATTGATTGATGAATTTGATTCAAACAGTAAAACATTAAATCAATATATTCCAACTGTACGTTATATGGACGAATCCATTAAACATTTCTTTGAAAAGTTAAAGGAAACAGACGTATACGAAAACTCCATTATCATCTTATATGGTGATCACTATGGAATTTCCGAGAACCATAATGTAGCTATGGAAAAATTCTTGGGTAAAGAAATTACTCCTTTTGAAACAATTCAATTACAACGAGTACCATTTATTGTTCATATTCCTGGTGTCACTGATAAAGAACCACAAACTTTCTCAAAAGTTGCTGGCCAAATTGATATCAGACCAACAATTATGAGCCTACTTGGTATTGATACTAGTGAACAAATTCAGTTTGGAACAGATGTATTCTCTGATGAAAAGCTTTCATTTACTGTATTAAGGGACGGAAGCTTTATAACAGAAAATAACGTCTACACACGTGGTGTTTGTTATGACAAGGCTACAGGTGAAGAAGCAGATCAAGCTATATGTGAACCATATATGGAGAAAGCTAAGCAAGAGCTTAACTACTCAGATGAAATAATATATGGAGACCTTCTGCGGTTCTATGGTAAAGAAACCGAAGCTGTTGATGCAGAATCAGAAAATACAACAACTGAAAAAAATTAG
- a CDS encoding ROK family glucokinase, producing the protein MNEQWLVGIDLGGTTIKMAFINYYGEIVEKWEIPTDKSGKQITTDIAKAIDAKLDDLGYPKSKLAGIGMGAPGPVDLANGLIYETVNLGWKNYPLRDHLEMETGLPAVIDNDANIAAIGEMWKGAGDGAKDLICVTLGTGVGGGLISNGEVVHGVNGAGGEIGHITVVPEGGAPCNCGKTGCIETIASATGIVRVAKEKLASTNQESILHQFLENDKELTSKDVFDAADQGDVIAEEIIDYITFHLGLTLANVSNGLNPEKIVIGGGVSKAGDRLLKKVDHYFKRFSFPRVGAAATITVATLGNDAGVIGGAWLAKTKLLNK; encoded by the coding sequence ATGAATGAGCAATGGTTAGTTGGTATTGATTTAGGTGGAACTACAATTAAAATGGCATTTATTAATTACTACGGTGAAATTGTTGAAAAATGGGAAATCCCAACAGACAAATCCGGAAAGCAAATTACAACTGATATCGCTAAAGCAATTGATGCAAAGCTTGATGATTTAGGATATCCTAAATCAAAACTTGCAGGGATAGGAATGGGTGCCCCAGGACCAGTAGACTTAGCTAATGGTCTCATTTATGAAACTGTAAACTTAGGGTGGAAAAATTACCCACTAAGAGACCATCTAGAAATGGAAACTGGTTTGCCAGCTGTTATTGATAATGATGCAAATATAGCTGCAATTGGTGAGATGTGGAAGGGCGCAGGAGATGGAGCGAAAGACTTAATTTGTGTCACGCTGGGAACAGGTGTTGGTGGTGGACTTATCTCAAACGGTGAGGTTGTTCATGGTGTTAACGGAGCAGGTGGTGAAATTGGTCATATTACTGTAGTACCAGAAGGCGGGGCTCCATGTAATTGTGGGAAAACAGGCTGTATTGAAACGATCGCATCTGCTACAGGGATTGTAAGAGTTGCTAAAGAAAAGCTTGCTTCAACTAATCAGGAGAGTATCCTACATCAATTTTTAGAAAATGATAAAGAATTAACATCAAAAGATGTTTTTGACGCAGCTGACCAAGGCGATGTCATTGCTGAGGAAATCATTGATTACATTACTTTCCACCTAGGTTTAACACTTGCCAACGTATCAAATGGATTAAATCCAGAAAAGATTGTAATTGGCGGTGGCGTTTCTAAGGCTGGAGACCGATTATTGAAGAAAGTAGACCACTATTTTAAACGCTTTTCATTTCCAAGGGTAGGTGCTGCTGCTACAATTACTGTGGCAACACTAGGAAATGATGCAGGTGTAATTGGTGGTGCATGGTTAGCGAAAACTAAGCTACTTAATAAATAA
- a CDS encoding YqgQ family protein: protein MKTIYDVQQLLKRYGTIIYIGDRIADLELMEEEIKQLYQSTLIEPKDYQMAILLLRQEVQRLKGKNQ from the coding sequence TTGAAAACAATTTATGATGTACAACAGCTTCTTAAAAGATATGGAACGATCATTTATATCGGGGATCGTATAGCAGATTTAGAATTAATGGAAGAAGAGATAAAACAATTGTATCAATCAACTCTAATAGAACCAAAAGACTACCAAATGGCAATTCTTCTGTTAAGACAAGAAGTACAGAGACTAAAAGGCAAAAATCAGTAA